The DNA sequence ATAGTCTCCAAGAGAGCTTGTTCTCTCTAGAAGATTTCTAGATTCTATATATTCTATGACGGCACTTCCAGCTGCAAGCCCTAGCGGGTTAGCCCTATATGTCCCTAGATGAAACATCTCTTCTAGCTTCTCATCTATATCGCTCCTATATACTACAAAGGATATAGGTATGCCTCCCCCTATAGCCTTAGATATAGTCATTATATCAGGGGTTATCCCAAAATGCTCTACAGCCCACCACCGCCCAGTCCTTCCAACACCGGTTTGGATTTCATCTGCTATGAGAAGGATTCCGTATTTATCTGCTATCTCTCTAAGCCCTTGTAGAAAGCCCTTTGGCGGTACTATATATCCACCTTCCCCTTGTATCGGTTCAAAAACTATAGATCCTACCTCGCCAACACCGCTATATGGATCTCTAAGCAGATGCTCTATATAGCTTAGCACAGCATACCCACACTCCTCCGGGTCTTTTGCTGGTAGGGGGCACCTATAGGGATATGGATAGGGAACCCTTACCACATTAACCAAAGGCATACCAGACATCTTCTGAAGAGTCTTCTTAGCAGTAGCCATAACAGCACCATGGTGAACACCATGATAAGCCCCTTCAAAAGCCATGACAACAGGCTTGCCAGTAACCCATCTAGCTATGGCTATTGCAGTCTCTATAGCATCAGCACCTGTTACAGATGTCATAACCCTGGCCTTACCTCTAAGCCCAGGAGGTAATATTGAGTGTAGCTTCTTAAGAAACCTT is a window from the Sulfolobales archaeon genome containing:
- a CDS encoding aspartate aminotransferase family protein; amino-acid sequence: MSFEEELESLSYPEAPKIVVKPPGPKSREILKEQMVLETNTLIYPKVFEFAIDTARGATIRDVDGNYYIDWVAGIAVLNVGHGNPYVAKAIREQLDRYWHWMSEIPSEIRIRFLKKLHSILPPGLRGKARVMTSVTGADAIETAIAIARWVTGKPVVMAFEGAYHGVHHGAVMATAKKTLQKMSGMPLVNVVRVPYPYPYRCPLPAKDPEECGYAVLSYIEHLLRDPYSGVGEVGSIVFEPIQGEGGYIVPPKGFLQGLREIADKYGILLIADEIQTGVGRTGRWWAVEHFGITPDIMTISKAIGGGIPISFVVYRSDIDEKLEEMFHLGTYRANPLGLAAGSAVIEYIESRNLLERTSSLGDYLITRFTDMMDRYPIIGDVRGLGFMIGIELVKDRKT